The Vicia villosa cultivar HV-30 ecotype Madison, WI linkage group LG1, Vvil1.0, whole genome shotgun sequence genome includes a region encoding these proteins:
- the LOC131644357 gene encoding nuclear polyadenylated RNA-binding protein 3-like isoform X2, protein MGCFLQCFGLSTKRKRRKTLYKVLARESQKYGNYEVLAITEKAIIPYSESRDQEKEKSGVKAKKKKKVSFNLNLQIYEANPSSYQVLENEEEDNKEAAVESEGRVLGDGSEAVVIRYPSNHRYHNCGYDQDEEDEMVYEESDIDDEFDEEYDWDDDDDDDDEGYESCENYGDDEVCDENGMENQKALSSNDAEVKSNSSGRERSMNMNSVLLPVENLTQWKAIKAKVISNKNRRKENAPSEENTSMLPLVSPCILESNDLQSKPLLKEIAVDASLSNWLVSPNYNVSSTIRCQ, encoded by the exons atgGGTTGTTTTCTTCAGTGTTTTGGTTTATCCACTAAAAGAAAACGCAGAAAGACTCTCTACAAAGTCCTAGCTCGAGAAAGCCAA AAATATGGAAACTATGAAGTTCTTGCTATTACAGAAAAAGCGATTATCCCTTATTCTGAATCCAG AGATCAAGAGAAGGAGAAGAGTGGTGTTAaagccaagaagaagaagaaagttagCTTTAATTTGAATTTACAGATATATGAGGCAAACCCTAGTTCTTATCAGGTGTTGGAGAATGAGGAAGAAGACAATAAGGAGGCTGCTGTGGAATCAGAGGGAAGGGTTTTGGGAGATGGATCTGAAGCTGTGGTAATTCGATACCCGTCGAATCATAGGTATCATAACTGTGGTTATGATCAGGATGAAGAGGATGAGATGGTATATGAGGAGTCTGATATtgatgatgaatttgatgaagagTATGAttgggatgatgatgatgatgatgatgatgagggcTATGAAAGTTGCGAGAATTATGGTGATGATGAAGTATGCGATGAAAATGGGATGGAGAATCAGAAGGCGCTTTCTTCAAACGATGCTGAGGTGAAATCGAATTCGAGTGGACGAGAGAGGAGTATGAACATGAATTCTGTTCTGCTTCCGGTGGAGAATCTAACTCAGTGGAAAGCAATCAAAGCAAAAGTTATATCAAATAAAAACAGGAGAAAGGAAAATGCTCCATCGGAGGAAAATACGAGCATGCTGCCTTTAGTCTCACCTTGTATTTTGGAATCAAATGATCTTCAGTCAAAGCCTTTGTTGAAAGAAATCGCGGTGGATGCTAGTCTTTCAAACTGGCTGGTTTCTCCTAACTATAATGTTTCCAGTACAATTCGTTGTCAATGA
- the LOC131644357 gene encoding nuclear polyadenylated RNA-binding protein 3-like isoform X1, which produces MGCFLQCFGLSTKRKRRKTLYKVLARESQKYGNYEVLAITEKAIIPYSESRGRDQEKEKSGVKAKKKKKVSFNLNLQIYEANPSSYQVLENEEEDNKEAAVESEGRVLGDGSEAVVIRYPSNHRYHNCGYDQDEEDEMVYEESDIDDEFDEEYDWDDDDDDDDEGYESCENYGDDEVCDENGMENQKALSSNDAEVKSNSSGRERSMNMNSVLLPVENLTQWKAIKAKVISNKNRRKENAPSEENTSMLPLVSPCILESNDLQSKPLLKEIAVDASLSNWLVSPNYNVSSTIRCQ; this is translated from the exons atgGGTTGTTTTCTTCAGTGTTTTGGTTTATCCACTAAAAGAAAACGCAGAAAGACTCTCTACAAAGTCCTAGCTCGAGAAAGCCAA AAATATGGAAACTATGAAGTTCTTGCTATTACAGAAAAAGCGATTATCCCTTATTCTGAATCCAG AGGTAGAGATCAAGAGAAGGAGAAGAGTGGTGTTAaagccaagaagaagaagaaagttagCTTTAATTTGAATTTACAGATATATGAGGCAAACCCTAGTTCTTATCAGGTGTTGGAGAATGAGGAAGAAGACAATAAGGAGGCTGCTGTGGAATCAGAGGGAAGGGTTTTGGGAGATGGATCTGAAGCTGTGGTAATTCGATACCCGTCGAATCATAGGTATCATAACTGTGGTTATGATCAGGATGAAGAGGATGAGATGGTATATGAGGAGTCTGATATtgatgatgaatttgatgaagagTATGAttgggatgatgatgatgatgatgatgatgagggcTATGAAAGTTGCGAGAATTATGGTGATGATGAAGTATGCGATGAAAATGGGATGGAGAATCAGAAGGCGCTTTCTTCAAACGATGCTGAGGTGAAATCGAATTCGAGTGGACGAGAGAGGAGTATGAACATGAATTCTGTTCTGCTTCCGGTGGAGAATCTAACTCAGTGGAAAGCAATCAAAGCAAAAGTTATATCAAATAAAAACAGGAGAAAGGAAAATGCTCCATCGGAGGAAAATACGAGCATGCTGCCTTTAGTCTCACCTTGTATTTTGGAATCAAATGATCTTCAGTCAAAGCCTTTGTTGAAAGAAATCGCGGTGGATGCTAGTCTTTCAAACTGGCTGGTTTCTCCTAACTATAATGTTTCCAGTACAATTCGTTGTCAATGA
- the LOC131644359 gene encoding uncharacterized protein LOC131644359, producing the protein MVMDTVSKKDGVNGCVKKPLAVAVAVAVASLEMDRKQDEDRVNGKNDSDSNSLSTLPRKGGMSRKLNKSKTSRRVQWNDMIGNKLVEVLEYEPSDDSDSEDDDSCLCSLM; encoded by the exons ATGGTGATGGATACTGTGTCTAAGAAGGATGGTGTTAATGGGTGTGTCAAGAAGCCTCTGGCTGTGGCTGTGGCTGTGGCTGTGGCTTCTTTGGAAATGGATCGTAAACAAGATGAAGATCGTGTAAATGGAAAAAATGATAGTGATTCGAATTCTTTGTCGACACTCCCCAGAAAAGGAGGAATGTCACGGAAATTGAATAAGAGTAAGACAAGTAGGAGAGTGCAGTGGAATGATATGATTGGAAACAAGCTTGTTGAAGTGTTGGAATATGAACCAAG TGATGATAGTGACTCGGAGGATGACGATTCCTGTCTCTGCTCATTAATGTAG